In Paenibacillus larvae subsp. larvae, the following proteins share a genomic window:
- a CDS encoding FAD-dependent oxidoreductase → MIVVLITAGGSWLLFKEKKNGSVKTAKPFEQKKAQVESTDNLENQYDLIVVGTDPEGVSAAVSAARNGQKTLLIDGKEREVLGGLMTIGWLNSLDMNYARGGKAAAGKKPEVLNKGIFSEWFSKIEGDSFDITTAADAFYDLVKKEDNIDLYMKAKSISPVLEEGKNGNKRVSGVKIINKNGKEQTIQANAVIDATQDGDIMAEAGVPFTYGLEDVGNKEAKMVVTLVFRLKNATPDVWEQIKKRLNHDDDPNTGANEVSAWGYHKMNEYPAVNKDRVKMRGLNIGRQNNQTILINALQIFDVDGLNPKEKEEAFQIAKEEIPHVLKYMKENFPEFTNLELDGTAPELYVRETRHMQGEYRLTSTDVLENKDQWDRIAIGSYPVDIQRLRPDDPVIIVYRPQQYSIPFRSLIPKQVDGLLVVGRSASYDSVPHGSARVIPTGMAEGEAAGVAVRLANEKGMTFREMSASKETVAQMQDMLNKQGMELYPFQIEPADFMKHRQYEGLKTAVSLMLATGGYSNEFQLDEKSNDKRMADLVNGAKKMKREAFSGDAGSAIQKMEEPEKTPLTLAQATYTITQALGLPSSKGEAQSELEERGMLTKETLATIKDKKNLTYGDSYMLIKDLKNGLK, encoded by the coding sequence ATGATCGTTGTCCTTATTACAGCCGGCGGAAGCTGGTTACTCTTCAAGGAAAAAAAGAACGGGTCAGTTAAGACCGCAAAACCGTTTGAACAGAAGAAGGCTCAAGTAGAGTCCACGGATAACCTTGAGAACCAATACGATCTCATCGTAGTGGGGACAGATCCAGAAGGAGTCAGTGCTGCTGTCTCAGCGGCCCGCAACGGACAGAAGACATTGCTTATTGATGGCAAGGAGCGGGAAGTATTGGGAGGATTAATGACAATTGGCTGGCTAAACAGTCTTGATATGAACTATGCCCGTGGAGGCAAGGCGGCCGCAGGAAAAAAACCTGAAGTTTTAAATAAAGGGATTTTCTCTGAATGGTTTAGCAAGATAGAAGGCGATTCTTTTGATATTACAACAGCGGCTGATGCCTTCTACGATCTTGTGAAGAAGGAAGACAATATTGACTTGTACATGAAAGCAAAATCTATCTCCCCGGTTTTGGAGGAAGGCAAAAACGGGAATAAACGAGTGTCTGGCGTTAAAATTATAAATAAGAACGGAAAGGAACAGACTATACAAGCAAATGCTGTCATCGACGCTACCCAGGATGGGGACATCATGGCAGAAGCGGGAGTGCCTTTTACATATGGCCTAGAGGACGTCGGGAACAAAGAAGCTAAAATGGTTGTTACCCTGGTATTCCGTTTGAAAAATGCAACTCCGGATGTATGGGAGCAGATAAAAAAACGTCTGAATCATGATGACGATCCAAATACAGGGGCAAATGAAGTTAGTGCTTGGGGTTATCACAAGATGAACGAATACCCTGCGGTGAATAAAGACAGGGTAAAGATGCGGGGACTCAATATCGGACGGCAAAATAATCAAACTATACTGATCAATGCCCTCCAAATCTTCGATGTTGACGGACTTAATCCGAAGGAGAAGGAAGAGGCATTTCAAATTGCAAAAGAAGAGATTCCCCATGTACTCAAGTATATGAAAGAAAACTTCCCTGAGTTTACGAATCTCGAACTGGACGGTACGGCCCCGGAACTGTATGTGCGGGAAACCCGTCATATGCAAGGGGAATACCGCCTGACGAGTACTGATGTACTGGAAAATAAAGATCAATGGGACCGTATAGCCATCGGATCTTATCCGGTTGATATTCAGCGTCTTCGTCCAGATGATCCAGTGATTATTGTATATCGGCCTCAGCAGTATTCTATTCCTTTCCGCAGTCTGATTCCCAAACAGGTGGACGGTCTACTTGTTGTGGGTCGGTCCGCCAGTTATGATTCTGTGCCACACGGCAGTGCACGAGTAATTCCGACTGGTATGGCGGAAGGAGAAGCGGCCGGCGTAGCGGTTAGATTGGCTAATGAAAAAGGCATGACATTCCGTGAGATGTCCGCTTCCAAAGAAACAGTTGCCCAAATGCAGGATATGTTGAATAAGCAAGGCATGGAATTATATCCTTTTCAAATTGAGCCTGCCGATTTTATGAAGCATAGACAGTATGAAGGCTTAAAAACAGCTGTATCCCTTATGCTTGCTACAGGAGGCTACTCGAACGAATTCCAGCTCGACGAAAAGTCCAATGACAAGCGTATGGCCGATTTAGTAAATGGGGCTAAAAAAATGAAAAGGGAAGCTTTCTCCGGTGATGCCGGTTCAGCTATTCAGAAAATGGAAGAACCCGAAAAAACCCCGTTAACCTTGGCCCAGGCTACTTATACGATTACCCAGGCTCTTGGACTTCCTTCTTCAAAAGGGGAAGCACAATCAGAACTTGAAGAAAGAGGCATGCTTACCAAAGAAACCTTGGCTACCATCAAAGATAAAAAGAACCTGACATACGGGGATAGCTATATGTTAATCAAAGATTTAAAGAATGGTTTAAAATAA
- a CDS encoding histidine kinase dimerization/phospho-acceptor domain-containing protein, with protein MITGVSHDLRTPLTSILGYLELIENDGYKDEVEFRYYTKIAYDKTIKLKKLIDDLFDYTSLHSKGPEFKMTRININGLTQADCGRICANA; from the coding sequence CTGATTACTGGAGTTTCACACGACCTGCGGACTCCGCTCACTTCCATTTTAGGGTACCTCGAGTTAATTGAAAATGACGGCTACAAGGATGAAGTGGAATTCCGTTACTATACCAAGATTGCTTACGATAAAACGATCAAATTAAAAAAGCTGATTGATGACCTTTTTGATTATACTTCACTTCACAGCAAAGGGCCTGAATTTAAGATGACCAGGATCAATATCAACGGGCTAACTCAAGCAGATTGCGGAAGAATTTGTGCCAATGCTTAG
- a CDS encoding Nramp family divalent metal transporter has protein sequence MHSQLEQNKEHSGWLRRSSNISLEEVNNSVKVPGNAGFWRKFFAFAGPGSLVAVGYVDPGNWATSIAGGARFGYTLLFVILVSNLIAMLLQSLSAKLGIVTGRDLAQATRDAVGKKSAIVLWILTELAIIATDLAEVIGSAIALNLLFGIPLLFGILITTVDVLLLLLLQKKGFRIIESIVIVLMATIFFVFVFEVIISKPQVSALLGGYLPKAEIITNPDMLFISLGILGATVMPHNLYLHSSIVQTRQYKRTREGRKEAVKFSVLDSTLSLTLAFFVNSAILILGAAAFFGTGLDVSEIEGAYELLSPTLGVGIASTLFAVALLASGQNSTITGTLTGQIVMEGFVNLRITPWLRRMITRLIAVVPAFIVTWIAGSKGTGELLLWSQVVLSLQLPFAVIPLVLFTSDKRKMGEFTNPMWIKVLAWVSTAVIVALNVFLVGYILLTGQDLG, from the coding sequence ATGCATAGTCAGCTTGAACAAAATAAAGAACATTCCGGATGGCTGCGGCGCAGTTCAAATATAAGTCTGGAGGAAGTAAACAACTCTGTTAAGGTTCCCGGCAACGCGGGATTTTGGAGGAAATTCTTCGCTTTTGCAGGGCCCGGCTCTCTTGTAGCCGTCGGCTATGTCGATCCTGGTAACTGGGCTACATCTATTGCCGGGGGAGCCCGGTTTGGATATACCTTGTTATTCGTAATTCTAGTATCTAATTTAATTGCCATGCTGCTCCAATCATTATCCGCTAAACTTGGTATTGTAACGGGGCGGGATCTGGCTCAAGCCACCAGAGATGCTGTGGGAAAAAAATCAGCGATAGTCCTATGGATCTTAACTGAGCTTGCAATAATCGCCACGGATTTAGCTGAAGTAATAGGTTCTGCTATTGCACTTAATCTATTATTTGGAATCCCGCTTTTATTTGGTATATTAATCACTACTGTGGATGTATTACTTTTGCTGCTTTTGCAGAAAAAAGGATTCCGGATTATCGAATCGATCGTTATTGTGTTGATGGCCACTATATTTTTCGTTTTCGTTTTTGAAGTTATCATATCCAAACCGCAGGTATCTGCCCTGTTAGGCGGATATTTGCCTAAAGCTGAAATTATAACGAACCCCGACATGTTGTTTATTTCACTTGGAATATTGGGTGCAACCGTGATGCCTCACAATCTTTATTTGCACTCATCCATTGTCCAAACAAGGCAGTACAAACGAACAAGAGAAGGACGGAAAGAAGCAGTGAAGTTTTCTGTACTGGATTCCACTCTTTCCCTAACCTTGGCCTTCTTCGTTAATTCCGCCATTTTGATTCTCGGGGCTGCTGCCTTCTTTGGCACCGGTCTTGACGTATCAGAAATTGAAGGAGCCTATGAATTACTAAGTCCGACTCTCGGAGTTGGTATTGCCAGTACCTTATTTGCAGTCGCCCTTCTGGCTTCAGGACAAAATTCTACGATTACCGGGACACTAACCGGCCAAATTGTAATGGAAGGTTTCGTGAATTTACGTATCACACCTTGGCTCCGTAGAATGATTACACGATTGATTGCCGTCGTGCCTGCTTTTATCGTCACCTGGATCGCCGGTTCCAAGGGAACAGGTGAACTCCTCTTATGGAGTCAGGTGGTTCTCAGTTTGCAATTGCCATTTGCCGTTATTCCACTCGTATTGTTTACAAGTGATAAAAGAAAAATGGGGGAATTCACCAACCCTATGTGGATTAAAGTATTAGCCTGGGTGTCCACAGCTGTCATTGTGGCATTAAATGTTTTCCTGGTCGGGTATATTTTATTAACAGGCCAAGACCTGGGGTAA
- a CDS encoding sensor histidine kinase yields the protein MLSGAGMTYRMTTADDKLYVAADANHLVRVYENLISNAIRYGSESKYVDIRTERENNEVIVKIINYGAPIEEDDLPYLFERFYRAEKSRSSKTGGTGLGPAIAKSIIDIHGGRINVRSSKEETVFETKLPVFAEDRISKLEE from the coding sequence ATGCTTAGCGGTGCTGGCATGACCTATCGGATGACAACTGCGGATGATAAGCTGTACGTTGCTGCGGATGCGAACCATCTCGTACGGGTTTATGAGAATTTGATCTCCAATGCTATACGTTACGGCAGCGAAAGTAAATATGTAGACATCCGGACAGAAAGGGAAAATAACGAAGTAATCGTAAAAATTATCAATTATGGTGCTCCTATCGAGGAGGACGATTTGCCGTATCTGTTTGAACGGTTTTACCGCGCAGAAAAGTCAAGGTCCTCGAAAACAGGGGGGACGGGGCTTGGACCTGCAATTGCCAAAAGCATCATTGACATACATGGCGGCCGTATCAATGTCCGGAGCAGTAAAGAGGAGACTGTATTCGAGACCAAACTTCCTGTTTTTGCAGAAGACCGTATTTCTAAGTTGGAGGAATAA
- a CDS encoding FCD domain-containing protein, whose product MGQSQALKDGERLLALEADSDFHSVYIVLSHNDELQRILSGIKQKLKRLELFYFEKAQDAHLSWEEHQRIIDTLRQRDLRQALDAIKYNWTSSFSRIQSKAQDGS is encoded by the coding sequence ATGGGACAGAGCCAGGCTCTGAAAGACGGGGAACGTTTGTTGGCTCTTGAGGCTGATAGCGACTTTCACTCTGTTTATATCGTTCTTTCCCATAATGATGAGCTTCAGCGGATATTATCAGGGATTAAACAAAAATTAAAGCGTTTGGAACTGTTTTATTTTGAAAAAGCTCAGGATGCTCATCTTTCTTGGGAAGAACATCAGCGGATTATCGACACCTTAAGGCAACGAGATCTCCGGCAAGCATTAGACGCCATCAAATATAACTGGACATCCAGTTTTTCACGAATTCAATCTAAGGCTCAAGACGGGTCGTAA
- a CDS encoding LysR family transcriptional regulator, whose translation MDVRQLRYFLAIAKESQITRAAKSLNMEQPPLSRQLKLMEQELQVTLFEREGRRLRLTPAGERLRQRAESIILQLNETVKEVKEIEEGVQGTLSIGSAVSCVSLLPSKIDLFRQRYPQVTFTITEGDHIILGEQLERRNIEMIVARLPFEAASKTMLYSVLPLPSDPFVAVIPSSWSSEPAQQMIRMCELADFPFLALKTDQTTGMNQKVVNECRLHGFEPQIICECSSVAMILALVASGIGVTVMPKSVMESFLLPNIKTLNITDMKLQSEVGILWLKDRFLSKNARHFIEVFSE comes from the coding sequence ATGGATGTCCGGCAGCTGCGCTATTTTCTGGCCATAGCTAAAGAAAGCCAAATCACCCGTGCAGCCAAATCGCTGAATATGGAGCAGCCTCCGTTAAGCCGCCAGCTTAAACTAATGGAGCAGGAGCTTCAAGTAACTTTATTTGAACGGGAAGGAAGAAGATTGAGGCTTACACCTGCAGGGGAACGGCTGCGTCAAAGAGCTGAGAGCATTATTTTACAATTGAATGAAACGGTAAAAGAAGTAAAAGAGATTGAAGAAGGGGTTCAGGGTACGCTTTCCATTGGGTCGGCGGTTTCCTGTGTATCTTTGCTTCCTTCTAAAATAGATCTTTTCAGACAGAGATACCCACAGGTTACGTTTACAATCACAGAAGGGGACCATATTATTCTGGGAGAACAGCTAGAGAGAAGAAATATCGAAATGATCGTAGCCCGTCTTCCTTTTGAAGCTGCCTCCAAGACGATGCTCTATTCCGTTCTCCCGCTGCCTTCAGATCCGTTTGTGGCTGTGATTCCGAGTTCTTGGAGTTCTGAACCCGCACAACAGATGATTCGGATGTGTGAATTGGCTGATTTTCCTTTCCTGGCTTTAAAAACAGACCAGACAACAGGGATGAATCAAAAAGTCGTCAATGAGTGCAGACTCCATGGATTTGAGCCTCAAATTATATGCGAATGTTCCAGTGTGGCGATGATCCTGGCCCTCGTAGCGTCCGGAATTGGTGTAACTGTTATGCCTAAATCCGTTATGGAGTCCTTTCTACTGCCGAACATCAAGACGTTGAACATTACTGATATGAAGCTTCAGTCGGAGGTAGGTATTTTATGGTTGAAGGACCGCTTTCTTTCAAAAAATGCCCGGCATTTTATAGAGGTATTTTCTGAATAA
- the glsA gene encoding glutaminase A, protein MNESELNLLGERLPEWLEMSRKQTALGCPASYIPELAHTPAHALGITIMDKNLREMSAGDHGLSFTMQSISKVFTLLLALIDQGEEGVFRKVGMEPTGDDFNSMLKLELVEPGIPFNPLINAGAIVISSLIQGKAPEEKIERILAFFRKLTDDPSLTYNETVYRSESATAHRNRSLAYFLKDNQVLTDDVEDVLEVYFKHCSVEVSCRHVARMALVLALNGKDPSTGEELIPRRFVQIAKTFMITCGMYNASGEFAIRVGLPAKSGVSGGIMTLVPGRCGIGVISPSLNDKGNSVPGVHLLQTIANELDWSMF, encoded by the coding sequence ATGAACGAATCCGAATTAAACCTGCTGGGCGAACGCCTTCCTGAATGGCTGGAAATGAGCCGAAAACAAACAGCCCTAGGATGCCCCGCTTCCTACATCCCCGAATTAGCGCATACTCCAGCTCATGCACTTGGAATCACTATAATGGACAAAAACTTGCGGGAGATGTCAGCAGGCGACCACGGCCTTTCGTTCACCATGCAAAGTATTTCGAAAGTATTTACACTTCTGCTTGCTTTGATTGATCAAGGAGAAGAAGGCGTATTTCGCAAAGTCGGGATGGAACCGACCGGTGACGACTTTAACTCCATGCTCAAACTGGAGCTGGTTGAACCCGGCATTCCGTTCAATCCGCTAATTAACGCTGGGGCCATTGTCATATCGTCACTCATTCAGGGTAAAGCCCCAGAGGAAAAAATAGAACGAATTCTCGCTTTTTTTCGCAAGCTAACCGATGATCCTTCGTTAACCTATAACGAAACCGTTTACCGCTCCGAATCTGCCACAGCCCACCGCAACCGTTCACTAGCCTATTTCCTTAAGGATAATCAGGTGTTAACTGACGATGTGGAAGATGTACTGGAAGTTTATTTCAAGCATTGTTCCGTAGAAGTGTCCTGCCGTCATGTAGCCAGAATGGCACTGGTGCTGGCATTGAATGGCAAGGATCCTTCAACCGGTGAGGAACTCATTCCCCGAAGGTTTGTACAGATCGCGAAAACGTTCATGATTACCTGCGGAATGTATAACGCTTCCGGCGAATTCGCTATTCGCGTCGGTCTGCCGGCCAAAAGTGGTGTATCCGGCGGTATCATGACACTTGTCCCCGGCCGTTGCGGCATCGGGGTTATCAGTCCTTCCCTGAATGATAAAGGAAACAGTGTTCCCGGAGTCCATTTGCTCCAGACGATTGCCAATGAATTGGATTGGAGCATGTTTTAA
- a CDS encoding branched-chain amino acid aminotransferase, giving the protein MDFSIHIEYSKHKKQKPAADQLGFGKFFTDHMFIMDYEAGTGWHNPRIVPYQPISLDPAAKVFHYGQTVFEGLKAYKTNDKQILLFRPQSNFQRLNHSNERLSIPHLDEHLALQALKQLISIDQDWIPEEEGTSLYIRPFIISTQPALGVSPSTHYQFIIILSPVGSYYEEGIQPVSIFVEPDYVRAVKGGVGNAKTAGNYAAGLKAQEHASAEGYSQVLWLDGVHRKYIEEVGSMNVFFKINGTVVTPALTGSILDGITRRSIMELLQHWGVPVEERLISIDELYEAIRNHTLEEAFGTGTAAVISPVGELCWREEKLVIGSGKTGELTARLYDTLTGIQTGRVPDPFNWMMEVQ; this is encoded by the coding sequence ATGGATTTTTCCATTCACATTGAATATTCAAAGCATAAAAAGCAAAAACCTGCGGCTGATCAATTGGGCTTCGGGAAGTTTTTTACAGATCATATGTTTATCATGGATTACGAAGCCGGAACCGGCTGGCATAATCCCCGAATTGTGCCTTACCAGCCAATCAGTCTTGATCCGGCAGCAAAGGTCTTCCATTACGGGCAAACGGTATTTGAGGGCTTAAAAGCATATAAAACCAATGATAAACAGATTTTGTTGTTTCGTCCCCAAAGCAATTTTCAGCGCCTCAACCATTCGAATGAGCGTCTGAGTATTCCCCATCTGGACGAGCATTTAGCTCTTCAAGCTCTGAAACAGCTCATTTCCATCGATCAGGATTGGATACCTGAAGAAGAGGGCACTTCCTTATATATCCGCCCTTTCATTATTTCTACCCAGCCGGCTCTGGGGGTCTCCCCATCCACTCATTATCAGTTTATTATCATTCTTTCGCCTGTGGGTTCTTACTATGAAGAAGGTATTCAACCTGTCAGCATCTTCGTAGAACCGGATTATGTACGTGCTGTAAAAGGCGGTGTCGGAAATGCAAAGACAGCAGGAAATTACGCTGCGGGATTAAAGGCACAGGAGCATGCTTCTGCGGAAGGATATTCTCAGGTACTTTGGCTGGATGGAGTTCATCGAAAATATATTGAAGAAGTAGGCAGCATGAATGTCTTTTTTAAAATAAATGGTACCGTAGTGACTCCGGCTTTAACTGGCAGTATTCTCGATGGAATAACCAGACGTTCGATTATGGAGCTGCTTCAGCATTGGGGAGTACCAGTTGAAGAAAGGCTCATTTCCATCGATGAACTGTATGAAGCCATCCGCAATCACACGCTGGAAGAAGCATTCGGCACAGGAACGGCTGCCGTTATTTCTCCCGTTGGTGAACTGTGCTGGAGAGAAGAGAAACTGGTTATCGGCAGCGGAAAAACCGGCGAGTTGACGGCCAGGCTCTATGATACACTGACCGGCATCCAGACAGGAAGAGTACCAGACCCGTTTAACTGGATGATGGAAGTTCAATAA
- a CDS encoding 1,4-dihydroxy-6-naphthoate synthase gives MRIAFSPCPNDTFVFHAWVHGLIPGAPKLDVTYADIDITNHLATRSDGPEVLKISYAALPWVLSEYALLPCGGALGRGCGPLILTKDGTKDPSVLSGRRIAVPSERSTAYLLFRLWTSRHVPGGIGEIVVMPFDQIMPAVRDGEIDAGLVIHEARFTYSSYGLTLLADLGSWWEEDTGLPIPLGAIIARRSLDLESIAEWTRSSVEYAWAHPEQCQNYVMSHAQELSVEVAKAHIDLYVNHFTGHLGEDGYAAVTSLLEHAAKEGLVPEIDPALLR, from the coding sequence ATGAGGATTGCTTTTTCCCCTTGTCCTAATGATACGTTTGTTTTCCATGCCTGGGTACACGGATTGATCCCCGGAGCGCCTAAACTGGATGTTACTTATGCAGACATCGATATTACCAACCACCTGGCAACCCGCTCAGACGGCCCGGAGGTACTAAAGATCTCTTATGCGGCTTTGCCTTGGGTTCTGTCCGAATACGCCCTGTTACCGTGCGGGGGAGCCCTTGGGCGGGGGTGCGGGCCGCTTATACTAACTAAAGACGGTACGAAAGACCCGTCCGTTTTGTCTGGAAGAAGGATCGCTGTACCCAGTGAGCGTTCAACTGCCTATCTGCTGTTCAGGCTTTGGACCTCCCGGCATGTACCGGGAGGTATAGGCGAGATTGTTGTGATGCCGTTTGACCAAATTATGCCTGCCGTACGTGACGGCGAAATAGATGCGGGACTGGTTATTCATGAAGCCCGCTTTACTTATTCTTCCTATGGACTCACGCTGCTTGCCGATTTGGGGAGCTGGTGGGAGGAAGATACCGGTCTGCCGATTCCGCTCGGAGCTATCATTGCACGGCGTTCTTTGGATTTGGAATCCATAGCAGAGTGGACCCGTTCTTCTGTTGAGTATGCATGGGCCCATCCGGAACAATGCCAGAACTATGTGATGAGTCACGCTCAGGAATTGTCAGTTGAAGTCGCGAAAGCTCATATTGATCTTTATGTAAACCACTTTACTGGACATTTAGGTGAGGACGGTTATGCTGCTGTAACCTCTTTACTTGAGCATGCAGCGAAAGAAGGGCTTGTGCCGGAAATAGATCCGGCGTTACTGCGGTAA